Proteins found in one Marinobacter sp. SS13-12 genomic segment:
- a CDS encoding type III pantothenate kinase: MKLLIDAGNTRIKWQLRARGDVLEKGFASLDEDGGFQDWAPWADAIECIAISTVISEDRRQHLQARLEAACKAPVIFHWAENRRGKLMNAYSDVTRMGADRWHAMCGGWQATGAGGFAVVDAGSAITVDYVARSGAHLGGYILPGKQMMLRSLKQDAARIGFDSLDAEQGSPGASTTECVQHGLAWLREAMVARLHKDVSHFGLDRVLVTGGDASGLIGAGLSAIHDPYLVLNGLAAVDGGWEPE; the protein is encoded by the coding sequence ATGAAGCTGCTGATAGATGCCGGGAACACCCGTATAAAATGGCAGCTGCGCGCTCGCGGAGATGTGCTGGAAAAGGGTTTTGCAAGTCTGGACGAGGACGGGGGCTTTCAGGATTGGGCCCCCTGGGCTGACGCCATTGAGTGTATCGCCATATCGACCGTAATTTCGGAAGACCGACGTCAGCACCTACAGGCCAGGCTTGAAGCTGCGTGCAAAGCACCCGTTATCTTTCACTGGGCGGAAAACCGTCGCGGAAAGCTGATGAATGCCTATAGCGATGTGACCAGAATGGGGGCCGACCGCTGGCATGCCATGTGCGGTGGCTGGCAGGCGACAGGTGCCGGCGGGTTTGCGGTTGTAGACGCAGGCAGCGCCATTACCGTTGATTATGTCGCCAGGTCCGGTGCCCACCTGGGCGGATATATCTTGCCGGGCAAGCAGATGATGCTGCGCTCGCTCAAGCAGGATGCTGCCAGGATAGGGTTCGACAGTCTGGATGCCGAGCAGGGCAGTCCTGGCGCTTCCACGACAGAGTGCGTCCAGCATGGCTTGGCGTGGCTCCGGGAAGCAATGGTCGCGCGATTACATAAGGATGTCAGCCATTTCGGGCTGGATCGGGTTCTGGTCACCGGTGGTGATGCTTCGGGCCTGATTGGCGCGGGGCTCTCTGCTATTCATGATCCCTAT